AAATACGAATGCGTGGCTTGCTCAACGTCCAGCTAAGCCAAAAAGTTTGGCAGTTGCTTCATCCTCGATTCTGGTCAGAATCTCATCAGTAAGGCTTTCGCGGGGCAAAGGTACTGGTTTTTTGCGGCTTTATTTCACCGGCTTCCGCATTGCCTCAGAAGCCCAGCATCTGGATGGCGGCCACGGCGGCATCGACGCCCTTGTTGCCGTGCCGCCCGCCCGCCCTGTCCCAGGCTTGCTCCAGAGTGTTAGTCGTGACTAAGCCAAAAATCACGGGCTTATTATACTTTAGCCCCACCGTAGTCAGGCCCTGCGCCACGGCGTGGCAGATATAGTCGTCGTGCTTCGTATCGCCCTTAATCACTACCCCCAGGCACACCACGGCATCTATCTCGTCGTGCTGTGCCAGCAGCTGCGCGCCCAGTGTCAGCTCAAAGCTGCCGGGCACGGTGTTGCGGAAGATATTTTCGGGCTTCGCCCCGTGCTTGAGCAGCGTCTCATACGCACCATTGCTGAGCGTGTCGGTCAGCTCGCGGTTCCACTCGGCTACCACCAGGCCGAAGCGTTTGTCGCTGATGTCTACGAAGCTGCTGCTGTCGTAGGTACTTAGGTTTTGGAGGGCGGTTGCCATAAATCACAGATGTTGCAGTTGAAGCAGATGTCGTGGATGC
The genomic region above belongs to Hymenobacter psoromatis and contains:
- the ribH gene encoding 6,7-dimethyl-8-ribityllumazine synthase, yielding MATALQNLSTYDSSSFVDISDKRFGLVVAEWNRELTDTLSNGAYETLLKHGAKPENIFRNTVPGSFELTLGAQLLAQHDEIDAVVCLGVVIKGDTKHDDYICHAVAQGLTTVGLKYNKPVIFGLVTTNTLEQAWDRAGGRHGNKGVDAAVAAIQMLGF